In Halarcobacter mediterraneus, the genomic stretch CCATCTCTTCACAACTTTATCAATCACTTTTGATGCCGTTCCTCTGAAATTGGATGGGAATTATAATAGATTTTTCTCCCCTTGTCAAGAGTTATTTATTAATCCTGGCTTAAATTTTGAAATTCTTCCGGTTTTTCTTCTTCTCTCTTCTTATCTTATATAAGAATAACCTGTTTTTGCCTCTACTATCAATATCTTATATCTCCCTATTTTATCTGTGAATTTTATTTCACATCTATTTATTAATTCATATTTATCAAATTCATTTTCATTTGTACTTAATTTTGTATATACCTTACCATTTGACCCAAATGATATTTGTCCAATTGTTGATGTACTATTACAATTCATATTTATTTCTTTTATATTAAATTCTTTTGTTAATAATACATATTTACTCCTATTTTCATGATAGTTACAATTATTAGTAGTATAAACTCTTTTTTTTGTTAAAGGATCAATTAATGATTCATTTTGATTAGGATGACCTGTTTTATTTGTATCGCTATATATCACATAATATAAACCACCTACTTCTTCTTTACAATTGAAAAATTTAAGGGTCCATCTTTTTTTATGCCATAAAGAATCATTTAAGTTATTTTTATTATCAATTAAACTTTGATATCTTGTCTGTTTTATATATAGTTCTAATCTTTTTAATGCATTTGTCAATTTATCTTCTTTAATTTTAGTAAAAGTCATACTTGATATTAAAAGAATTAAAAATATTACAACTATAGTTTCAATGAGAGAAAAACTATTTTTCATTTTCTTTTATAAGATAAGTAGTAAAAAGAACTTTATTTAAATAATCGATTTCTATTTTTAAATCATAAAAATATTGTTCTTTTGTAGTAAGATAATATTTATTACCTTCTTCTATTCCATAGAATTTTAATCTTAATAGTAATTTTTCATCCTCACTATTAATATAATTAATTTTTTTTTCTTTTAATTTTTGAGC encodes the following:
- a CDS encoding type II secretion system protein, with protein sequence MKNSFSLIETIVVIFLILLISSMTFTKIKEDKLTNALKRLELYIKQTRYQSLIDNKNNLNDSLWHKKRWTLKFFNCKEEVGGLYYVIYSDTNKTGHPNQNESLIDPLTKKRVYTTNNCNYHENRSKYVLLTKEFNIKEINMNCNSTSTIGQISFGSNGKVYTKLSTNENEFDKYELINRCEIKFTDKIGRYKILIVEAKTGYSYIR